In Anomaloglossus baeobatrachus isolate aAnoBae1 chromosome 2, aAnoBae1.hap1, whole genome shotgun sequence, the DNA window AATTTTCTGTGGATTTTGGGTAGATGGTGCATAAAAGCCATTTTGGGATTTTTTTACTGTTAGAAATGTATTAATTGAATTGTTCAATAAATTGCGGGAGGCCGCCTCACTGATAAGTTGATTGTATTTTGTGATGGCTTCATTAAACTTGCATTCAGGGATAACCTCATAACTCTGTGGATCTGAGAGAATCCGTAGGGCTTCTGCAATATAGAGTAATGCCACTTTGCACAAATTATTTGTCCCAACACTCGAAATCTCGAAATAAAACTCTAAGACACATCTGGTAGTCATGCTTATGCTTTGCAGGAATTTATTATCCATTTCACATGTGGTATACACACAATGTATGGCTACCTTCAGCCCCTGCCCCAAGTGGGTTCACAATACAATCTCCATCACATTTTGCAATTTACCTTCTTTGCAATGATATCCTCAGCAGATATACCACCGTGGATTTCATTGCAGAAGATTCATAGTTAATATGTTCCAATTGTTTATGTGTTAAGGATTAGGAAGGACGCATATGTAGAAGTTGTGTTAAGATGGAAATTTATAACCCAGTGGAAGCCAATAATGGCCAGCACTTTGTTTGAGTCCCATGCCAGAAGTATTGCCAGTATAATGCTACCATGTGAGAGATGATAATATTGTATTGTATAATGATTAGATTGACAGGAGCTTGGTGGATCCACATGGATAAAGTTGTTACTCAATTGTAATGGACCTGTACTCAAGGCCTCTCAGCGCGAGGAACGAGACACAAGGCAGCGTCAAGCGGACAGGGAAGGAAAACTGTTTTCCTGAAGATAATTTTATATTAATCTTGTCTGTCTGGTAGTCAAAGCAAACCTGCGAAAACAGGAAAACTAATACAGTCAGATCTTTTAACAATTATACCTATCAGTGGTGTATATGGTATAACAGCATGTACCCATTGCCTGATAAGGTTTTACTTGGCGCACTCATACTATATGTTTATTTATGTGATTCATCTTTAAGTGTCTTTTATAACTTAAAACAGGAGCAGAAGTGTTTTATATTAATTTTATTCATATATAAAAATGATCTCCCCAAAAAGTTCTTGCCCCCTCACCGTGGTTTCTGTTCCTTGCTGGAAGGGAAAGGAAGATTCTCTTTGTTCAGCTCCATAGACATCCGCCTTCTTGGAATTGCAGACTATCTTGttggtgtctttttcatggttaaaTCGAGGGTTGAAGTGGATGAGATAATTTGAATTATTTTGCCCCAAATTTATTGCAAAGCTAAAAATTAGAAGACATCCTGTTACACACAAGTATTCATAGTCATAAAAATGTAACAGAAACATAAATGGCTCTATCACTTTACAACCCTGAGCCTCATATACTGGTAGACTGGCCAAGACCCAGACCAGAGGAGCCATTCACTTATTCTTCGGTCAGGATGACCAACATTGTCCTGAAAACTAACTTGCTAAAAAAGGACAGACCGTTGGAATGACATGTAACCCCAACGTTCAAATGGACAATGTCCttcggaatattttttttttacgttatGTTTCATGACATGATTGCTATGGCGTTATGATGTATTTTTATCTTCCAACCTGTATTTCTGGGTAAAATATTTAATTTCATATGTCGCAATTAAAGCTCTTTGCCCTAGCAGGTAACATCTTGTAGGCCACAATATGCCTTAGGCCTGCTGCCGACAACACATTGGAGCCATGCTTGTGACCTATGTGCAGGGAGTGCAAAATTGCACTGCATCGGGCAGCATGGACCTCACTGAAAACTGTAGAAGAGGGCTCATTTGTCTCATTTATATATTTCTATGTATTGGTCACTGTCCTTTCAATAAACTTTGCGTAACTTGATAGTGCAAGTTAATATGGAAACACTATCATATATTTTatcaaagaaatctgcttctttctcccttTCCTATGTTCTAACTCATTGTTTGCTCTGAAAAGCATCTCCACTCCTAATTGGTTGTCATCCAGGCTGCTGATACAGGTGAAAGTTCACCGGTCTCCCCCCAACTTACATGCCCCATAGTGGCCACAAGGTCTGATGCTATTAGCGGTATGCCTGTTGACGCCCATTGTTATTTATAGGGACTGCCATATAGATAAAACTGCCCAAAAGGAACATTTGTAGGGATATGTATTAGATGGACACCACATGTAATGTGAACAAAGCCTCAGATTAGGCTTCACTGAGGACTGCTATGAGGCTACATTGTCCCACCATAGAGATTTCTTAGAGACCCGAATTTTATTTTGAATTGATCTGCCAGCTTAGTAATGTTCCCACAGAACATATTATTTAATTATTTCCATTAAATTAAATTCACAGTGGTATAAATACTGAGGATATCATTGTAGAAGAGAAAAAAGGGAGACAAGCGCACGTAGGGTTAACCAGTATGCGGGATGTTTGGGGGACGTGAGGGGGCTAACCTGACCAGGCTGTCATGTCACAACCCATTATATGCCTATAGAGATCACAGCTGCTGCAGTCATAACGGCAGATGGAAGAAAATCTGTATCTGCACAAGTATTGAGTAGTAACACGAGAGGGACATTTTCTGGTTGACTGCACTGCTGCTGGaaaagtaccgtgtttttccaaaattaAGACACTgtgttatactttttttgcccccaaaaaagcactagggcttattattggaggaggtcttattcttggagaaacagggTTTCCAAAAAACTAGAACccacccccttcccaggagactcatacttacagaCCTTGGACGGCTGAGTGACTCCGAAGTCTTCCCTGTGATCAGGCTCATCTCAGCCTCCTGCTGCtggatggacacacacacacacataggccggcttctcacttgcgagtttctcgcagtagtgcaatgcgagaaaatctcgcattgcactcggacacatgttagtgaatgattcagttcTCATCTGCCAAATTTTTCTCAGtcaaaatcggactgagaaaaaaaatcgcagcatgctgcttttttgcgagtttctcctgcgagtctctccaatgcaagtttatgggagcgtgtaaataatcgaatGTCACTGGacgggcactcacaccatcctagtgacatccgattttctaaatacatttatcgcatgtttcctaaaacactggaaacgagtgaggtCTCACagagtcacaatgtctgtcaatctctattctctctcagtcggtctctccctctcggtctctattctctctctgtcgatcggtcagtccgtcggtcggtcactatctctgtccctctctctctgtccatgttggtctatccctctcccccctttcTCAAACTCACTGATCCCCAGTCACGggtgtggcgctgcacggcattcatacTGCTCCGTtgagcttctcctcttttgaaaaagccggccggtcattattcaatctcgtatttcctactttccccgcccaccggcgcctatgattggttgcagtcagacacgcccccacgctgagtgacagctgtctcactgcaaccaatcacagcagccggtgggcgtgtctatgctgtgcagtaaaataaataaataaataatttaaaaaaacggcgtgcggtcccccccaattttaatgtcagccagataaagccatacggctgaagactggtattctcaggatagggagctccacgttatggggagccccccggcctaacagtatcagccagcagccgcccagaattgccgcatctattagatgcgactgttctgggactgtacccggctcttcctgatttgccctggtgcgttggcaatcggggtaataaggagttaatggcagccaatagctgccactaaatcctagattaatcattgcaggcgtctatgagacacccgcaatgattaatctgtaaattaaagttaataaacacacacagcaaaaaaaatcctttatttgaaataataaacaataacaaatacccgcgttcaccactttattaagtacccaaaaaacccatccatgtccgacgtaatccatggaggtcccgcgtcgcttccagctctgctacatgaaggtgacaggagctgcagaagacaccgccgctcctgtcacttccacgcagcaactgaggtgagtatcgtgatcagctgatgatgtcagtcaggttactcgcggccaccgctggatcctccaacagtgacagcaagtcacccaagtgctagcgatgaagtcacaggtgagttgcggtcacggtgggagaatacagctggccgcgggtaacgtgagtgacagcagcactaatcgcgctgctcaattcagtcactcaggggattagcggtcactggtgagtccttcacgggtgaccgctaatcagtacgcgacacccagacagagccgcggtatgacaatgaagtcgggtgaagttcacccgagttcattctgatcgtgcggctctgtctgtgtctgctgtcatctgccattcagctctgctacatggctgtctgtgtctgctgtcagcggccatgtagcagagctgaatggcagatgacatagtaaaaatggatcccatacgcatcaaacacgcattacacacgctctgctatccttgaaataattaaaaataaggaacgcacttgcattgcacactgacctaacgtgaactaaaatcagccgagtttttttcagccaactcggaccgtttttactcgcatagatgtgtttccagccataCTGATAACacagacactcatacacacacatcagatatcactcacacacacacacacacacacacacacacaacatccgtCCAGCGGTACAGAGTGCGTCCGTTAGGTTATACCTGTCAGGaccctgtacattctagcatctaccccggccgcagggatgggaggaagtcacgtgtcccagGTCCCTGCactccactgcatggcttcctaggatctgtatcgctggatgtggtgagtgtgtgtgagcgatctgagGGGTGATTGTGTAtatgtgatgtgtgattgtgtgtgtgatgtgatgtgtgcggggTGCGATCGCTACAGGTCCTGACGCTCAGCATCTGGTCAGTGTGATTGCAGGGTGTcctctttctataatgaagtgtcctgcagtatgttTCTGtactgacacttcattattgaaccgcgactagggcttatttgcgggtgagggcttatatttaagacttgctctgaaaatgcttaaaatccctgctagggcttatttttgggggaggtcttattttaggaaaaatacggtagttgttcCACACTGTTGTAGTATTTACTAGTAGCTTTATTACGTGTTTCAAGTTCGTACCGAACTCTTTATAAAAAAATAGACACCTGCTGAGATCAATGCAACAGTGTGGGGTTTAAATAGACAAAGGCGGAAAGTGAAAACTCAAAGACCCCCTGAAATTTCCCTTTAGAGGACACATGCAAATTGTTTTTGGTAATATGACGCACCTCATTGCATTATGCCCAAGGAACAACAACAACATCATAGCTGTTTTTTATGAGCAAAATATTTTTTATGTGTAGAATACTTTTTATTaagaatttttagttttttttatttcctagtttttattttttggggtaactATTAATTTATCTTGAATATTTTTCTGTACCATGAGTGCTGTTTAATATAACACAGCGTATTCCGAGTTCCTCCACATCACTTCTATTACATGGGCACAATTCACACATGTACAAGGTTATCACACAACCTCTCCCTTGTTGGCTGCTCTCGTTACTGCTCCCTGGTGCAGCGTCTCGTTACTGCTCCCTGGTGCAGCATCTCGTTACTGCTCCCTGGTGCAGCGTCTCGTTACTGCTCCCTGGTGCAGCGTCTCGTTACTGCTCCCTGGTGCAGCGTCTCGTTACTGCTCCCTGGTGCAGCGTCTCGTTACTGCTCCCTGGTGCAGCGTCTCGTTACTGCTCCCTGGTGCAGCGTCTCGTTACTGCTCCCTGGTGCAGCGTCTCGTTACTGCTCCCTGGTGCAGCGTCTCGTTACTGCTCCCTGGTGCAGCGTCTCGTTACTGCTCCCTGGTGCAGCGTCTCATTACTGCTTCATGCTGCAGCATATTGTTACTGCTACTGAAATGTAGTTTTGTTACTGGAACACCAGAAATGAAAATTGCTTCGCATCTATTTAACGCcctcacccctgggcaattttcagtttttcattttcgttttttcctccccttcttccaagagccataacttttttatttttccatcaatcttgccaagtaagggcttattttttggggggagaagttttacttttgaatgaaaccattagttttatcatataatgtactggaaaataggaaTAAAAATCCTAAGTGcgatgaaattgtaaaaaaaagtgcaattgtacgatagtttttggggtcttttatttacagtgttccctatatggtaaaatggatctatccatatgatgcctcatgttggtacgagttcatagataccaaacatgatacttttacttttatctaaggggttaaaaaattcagcaGTTTGTCCAAAAAATGAATTGCGCTTTTGGcgtcattttccaagacccatagcgttctcgtttttcaggatctggggctcagtgatggattattttttgtgtcttgagatgATGTTTTAAATTATACTATTTTTATatggatgctacattttgatcgcctgttattgcatttttaaaatatttttgcggcaaccaaaaccataattttggtgtttgtttttttttaccacgtcgtgtaccgatcagatgaattgattttatatttttatagatcaggcgtttctgaaagcGGTGACACCAaatgtgtataatttttatttttttaactgttttattttcaatgcgcaaggggggtgatttgaacttttagtttttttctattttttcatatttttagaaacttttttttttacaattattttatcTATTTTACTTGTCTCCCTAGGGGACGTTATCACTGCAAACTCTGATCTCCTGTGCATTCCTCCTGACCAGGGCAGCATCGCTCTGAGCAGCAGACATTTTTTCCCTTTATATATTTCATATCATTGTTGTCTCTTATGTATACCACACTTCATTCATGCCCATTTTGGGGGGGTCTTTGAATTTTGACCTTCCTCCTTTGTCTATTTAAACCCCACATTGTTGCACTGAtctctgtatatagtctattttttTAATAACTAGTTTGGTACGAACTTCAAACACGTAATAAAGCTACTAGTAAATACTACAACAGCGTGAAACAACTACCTTTCCAGTAGCAGCGCGGCCAGAAACTGTCCATCTCATTTTACTCCTCGAGGATATTATTGCAAAAAGGTACATTGCGAAGTGTGAAATTCACGACATCCGCAGATTACCGTTACATACAAATCTCACACCTACACCAATAGTCACATTCTGCTGCAGATACTTCATATCATGTGCATGGTAAACTGTGCAGGCAACACAGCACTAATTGCAGTGCCCAGACCCATTAAACAGCTGGATACGCTGATCAAAAAGGGTCATGTCTCCTTGTTTTTTATGTGGACATATGGACCGCAAAAAAAACATGGACATATGAGCAGCTCTATAGCCTTTAATGGGTATGTGTTAATGGATGGATGTTATATCCATGAGAATCACAAATAGAAGACACAAGATTTACAGACGACTGAGGGCTTAAACAGATAACAGCTGTATTACGTTTTGGAGTCCTTGGGGATGAATCCCTTGACTTCTAGGCATTGACCTGGTTGCCAGTTGAGATTGTTCAGGATCAGACCCTGTACACAGAGAGAAGTAAACACAAAATGAACAGAATAAAGAGTTAACATAGTAATATTAGGAGTCTACATTATGAAAATCACTGTTATCTTTATATGACCCCAAACTGCGGCACACAACTTGGTAAAATCACTGGTGAAACTGCAGTAAGTCCTGTGTAGCCTTCAGCTCCTTATTAGACAGGGAGAGGGGCAGAATTCTGTATTTAGGGTGAAGAGATGAATGCCTCCAGTTACTGACCTCTGAAAGGGAATAGAAAATGAAATCTCCTGCCTGGAGAGCAGCTTCCGAAGCCTTGGTGGAAGCTGATCTCTCTGGTGCCACCACTAGTTATAGACTCTGCCCATTCCATGGGACATTGTAACTACATAGGAAAGTTCAATCTAGATAATGGGAGCGTGAGATTCAGATTCAGGGCTCACTCACACAGCCGTAGATTCTCTCATCAGAGAATCGGGCCGAATATGGAAATCACATTGCTCAAACTCTGAACTTACTTTATCAATCAATTTCTCAACTGTTTGAGCCCACGTAAATCAGACTGGACTCAGatgacattcgagtgcagtccaatgttttacatGTAAAGAATTGAATAAATTCATGTGATCTTATACACTCTGCCATTCGCAGCATGATGTGAATTTTGGCTCATACAAATCAGTATGAGAAGAAATACACTGATCGGCAATGCTGCATAGTCTAACATTGGACCTCGTGCTTTTGGATAAAACATTGGAAAGCACTCTTCCGATGTATACgcttgtgtgaacgtagccttacccTAATCACCTAAAGCATGCCCAAAACAAAGCCCATATCCCTACCCCACTCACGTCTGCCATTGTCCTTCTGCTCCAGAGTCAAGTGATACAACAACTGCTCGGTGCTTGTATATCTATAGTGGACCTCAGCCAATCAGAGAAGGGAACGTGTCCGGACACACACAAAATCtatttaaaattaaaattaaaatttatCTAAAATCAAATCTCAATGATAATATATAGTATAATCCACTTGGCGAGGAGCATCAGCCCCAGGCCTAGACACTCACTGGAGAGCCACATGAGTACATAACACCTGATATCTTGGATTTGTCTGCTGACAATGATGAGGCCTCCATTTCTTCCATTACTTATGAAACTacttgacgtatctaaaagggataattgggtctccaatGTACAACacacctcttaaccactctacttgaaataaagacataacaacttttatgggcgaatggccacagcttttatttaaacagtatacatgtatcaaaacttgtggctcaacatgccaccctcttttaacataactgatacatgtataccctccaaaccgacaaacaaccgataggtccgtccaagaagccaacaATCATCTTTATCCCCGGCCGTGACATACAAccagcccagaggaccacctcggccgtgatcaaccgacccaaggtgtggggtaataacgttccatggttaaaatacccctccccagaacctgcaggacctacgcccacaagttcccaatcctgtctgaagccagtacccctgagtgacttcatactcccaaCCGACTATCGGTACTCccggcctctaggaacggacctatccccccgctgtaaCAGACAAAGAGCCACCATATAAAaccatttgttttttgttttttttgtttttttaattttttaaaatctttttttttttttacacattaagggcgggtgggcgggccacACTAGAATGGCACCAACAGCAAAGAGGAGGTACTGTACCTAAAtaccccttataaacccccccttctccccacccctcatgacctctggcccaatcctcgccgctcaccaaaaccaccaatcccctaatcccttacacagccctattaccCACCAaggttaaccccttcctaccctataccctcccgatagtcatggggctcattcacccctatggggctcattgcccatctttatgatcctaaagcctgctttacacgctacaagattgtggcgccctggacaagccaggtcgtcacagaacaacaccaaaacaccccacactcccggtcaggcacaccaaagtcagacaaaaagccttgttgcctccgtccaggggctgatgttcacaccagagggtgggccaggtggttggtcccgcccaccaaggagttcacagtcctggaggcgggaaaaagagatagtgttttggaagtgaaagtggaaggagggaagtagcagttgagtagcctgaagttggtccgggtgtgtggcccggacggatcagcaaggttggcagatggtggtgaccgtctgcaggagaggcctattggagctagcgtaaggaccgtggacgggcggtggcccggcggtaccggaccggtacgcaaagagaagccagcaccatccggcaggggcttacggaccccggcaaggctaggagtcgccgtgaatttgtcaaatccgttagcgaagggaacctcctgggtttcccagcagccaagtcccgacagaaggtaacagtccaaccgagagagggaaacacagtcaccgccaaggctaaagttcccagggccagagcctgcgggcaaaaagggctccttcagcaactttcaagctggggagcgggttaccggtgggaacccattggaaccgttacactacacaggtgcagggaaaggcagtcaccatcaacctgccgggaggagaaacaccgcagccgtctgtgggacccgtccatccagctgtttgttttaccagagactttgtgtacatcattggctgagtgagtaccaccgtgccatgcggcacagcgctgcccccgcgaccctgcacctcaccaggccccgtgacccacctgccatccatccctaccctatcaccgggccccaggacaaccaacccccctacccacggaggggagaactaacatccaggctgctccctgtcatcgctcccgggatccccgtccagagcagcggtggtgtcactaatctcaccacaaccgtgggtggcgtcacggacaatctcaaatccccacaatcaatccccacccttttcactcacgggcgaggaacgccgctcgagtccccgggatctggcacaccgctcgagccaccaccgagcagccaccgcagcagcggccggacccgagcagtgggagagcgcagcgtcccctcctccgcccgcgacaagatatcttacgatgtgtcggcggggtcacgtc includes these proteins:
- the LOC142292396 gene encoding galectin-1-like isoform X1, whose amino-acid sequence is MADVSGGLILNNLNWQPGQCLEVKGFIPKDSKTFAINLGQNNSNYLIHFNPRFNHEKDTNKIVCNSKKADVYGAEQRESSFPFQQGTETTVCFDYQTDKINIKLSSGKQFSFPVRLTLPCVSFLALRGLEYRSITIE
- the LOC142292396 gene encoding galectin-1-like isoform X2 yields the protein MADGLILNNLNWQPGQCLEVKGFIPKDSKTFAINLGQNNSNYLIHFNPRFNHEKDTNKIVCNSKKADVYGAEQRESSFPFQQGTETTVCFDYQTDKINIKLSSGKQFSFPVRLTLPCVSFLALRGLEYRSITIE